In one window of Amblyomma americanum isolate KBUSLIRL-KWMA chromosome 9, ASM5285725v1, whole genome shotgun sequence DNA:
- the ACC gene encoding acetyl-CoA carboxylase isoform X15 — protein MEAIEEVQVNGNGPRPLFTIDCSDEETDDPGSPSGRFMGDELRRNRSRAKLFRQSMSGAHLSAEDREYGKGQKDFIVATPEEFVSRFGGRHVINKVLIANNGIAAVKCMRSIRRWAYEMFSNDKAIRFVVMVTPEDLNANAEYIKLADHCVPVPGGSNNNNYANVDLILDIAKRVGAQAVWAGWGHASENPRLPELLSKNKIAFIGPPEKAMWALGDKIASSIVAQTANVPTLPWSGSGLKADWNEEEGHNPKKPLKIKPELYRKGCVTGVDDGLEAAQRIGFPVMIKASEGGGGKGIRKAESADDFPQCFRQVQSEVPGSPIFIMKLATCARHLEVQLLADQYGTAISLFGRDCSIQRRHQKIIEEAPCVVAKPQVLEHMERSAVRLAKMVGYVSAGTVEYLYSEDGKFYFLELNPRLQVEHPCTEMVADVNLPACQLQIAMGVPLHRIKDIRLLYGESPWGESRIDFDNPVQRPRPLGHVIAARITSENPDEGFKPSAGTVQELNFRSNKNVWGYFSVGASGGLHEFADSQFGHCFSWGEDREEARENLVLALKELSIRGDFRTTVEYLITLLETDAFLSNTFDTGWLDKLIAERVQAEKPDTMLSVICGALHVAYRTIRENFRNFQTCLEKGQILPATTLTNLLTADLIHDSVKYTVQVSQCGPTSYFLVMNGSTRRVEAHRLSDDRLLLSIDGASYTTYMKEEVDRYRVVIGNQTCIFEKEKDPSVLRSPSTGKLLQFLVEDGAHVVCGQSYAEIEVMKMVMTLTVEESGCVHFVKRPGAVLEAGCELARLELDDPTRVNKAHPFEGGFPAPESEGGLHEEKLNQQFLAAKQDLENVLDGYVLPDPYFVQHMTTSLDTFMRTLRDPTLPLMELKDIISSISGRIQPSVENNIRTLMKMYDKNITSVLAQFPSQQIAGVIDSYAATLQKRADRDVFFMTTQGIVQLVQRYRNGIRGRMKNVVQELLKQYLSVETDFQQGHYDKCVALLREKHKDSMSVVVDKIFSHLQVAKKNLLIIKLIDHLCGHEPGLTDELSSILNELTTLSKTDNAKVALRARQVLIATHQPAWELRHNQMESIFLSAIDMYGHDFCPENLQKLILSETSIFDVLPDFFYHGNVVVQRAALEVYVRRAYVSYDLTCLQHLQLPSGICAAQFQFLLPSSHPNRQNQAPAVTDGNANDSPSTPDDSVAAWEREQPDLDSQRVGIMAAFNTFEQFANDFDNLIEFFAVSPNVAPRNEFDFGTREHNTPSFCDNNESPVNVEPMHILNIAIRNDIPNEDEDYAAKYYAFCQEKCAIMKERMVRRVTFLILHKRRFPQYYTYRYRDDYVEDQIYRHLEPALAFQLEINRLRNYDLEAIPTSNLKMHLYLGKAKVPKGQEVSDFRFFIRAIIRHSDLVTKEASYEYLQNEGERLLLEAMDELEVAFTHPVAKRTDCNHIFLNFVPKVTMDPARIAENVRDMVMRYGPRLWKLRVLQAEIKMTIRGIDASSTPCHMVFTEDTIGPGVPSLNGKCVPIRLFLANESGYYLDIALYKERLDPETGLMQFEAWGPHRQGPLHGLPISTPYLTKDYLQQKRFQAQSNGTTYVYDFPDMFRQALLRLWEEHVEMRPGQDIPASLLSCVELVLDSQGRLVEQKRLPGENDVGMVAWRMTLVTPENPEGRDIIVIANDITFLLGTFGPQEDILFLKASERARALGIPRLYISANSGARIGLAEELKHLFNIAWVDPEVPDKGYRYLYLTPENFKKVSALNSVNTELIDDEGEKRYKITSIIGKVDGLGVENLKYAGLIAGETSQAYEEIVTISLVTCRAIGIGAYLVRLGQRVIQLENSHIILTGAGALNKLLGREVYTSNNQLGGVQIMYPNGVSHVTVHDDLEGTYVMLKWLSYMPKYKGAKLPITEPLDPIDRDVVYTPSKVPYDPRWLLAGRDSPNLPGFWEDGFFDRGSFMEVMQQWAQTVVCGRARLGGIPVGVVAVETRTVEIDIPADPANLDSEAKVLSQAGQVWFPDSAYKTAQAINDFNREELPLFVFANWRGFSGGMKDMYDQVLKFGAYIVDALHTYRQPVLVYIPPYGELRGGAWAVVDAAINPQQMEMYADPDSRGGVLEPEGTVEIRFRKKDLLKAMHRVDARCREILAQLGMADPEKKAALEVELHKREQQLLPMYHQVALSFADLHDMPARMQEKGVIQDVVPWCKSRCQLYWRLRRRLLQDAVKRDIRQVRPQLGDGEMESMLRRWFVESLGAVKQYLWENDLAVTNWLEEQLDPKMERSLVNENIQCLRRDAAISQIKGVLSVNPEVIMDSAVHIVQQLTPQQRSDLLATIRTLENDPLPTATATTSNESPTTPPSSSDSAS, from the exons ACAGTCTATGTCGGGTGCTCATCTGTCCGCTGAGGACCGCGAATATGGGAAGGGCCAGAAGGACTTCATCGTGGCCACCCCCGAGGAGTTTGTCAGCCGCTTCGGAGGCAGACATGTCATCAACAAG GTCCTGATAGCCAACAACGGCATTGCAGCCGTGAAATGCATGCGCTCCATCCGAAGATGGGCGTACGAGATGTTCAGCAACGACAAAGCCATCCGCTTTGTTGTCATGGTGACGCCAGAGGACCTCAATGCCAACGCAG AGTACATCAAGTTGGCAGACCACTGTGTGCCAGTCCCGGGTGGCTCCAACAACAACAACTATGCCAACGTGGATCTTATCCTGGACATCGCGAAGAGGGTCGGTGCCCAGGCTGTGTGGGCCGGATGGGGGCACGCCTCCGAGAACCCCCGGCTCCCCGAGCTTCTGTCCAAGAATAAGATTGCCTTCATTG GTCCTCCAGAGAAGGCCATGTGGGCGCTGGGAGACAAGATCGCCTCCTCTATCGTGGCACAGACAGCGAACGTCCCCACGCTCCCCTGGAGCGGCTCTGGCCTGAAGGCTGACTGGAACGAGGAAGAAGGCCACAACCCCAAGAAGCCCCTGAAGATCAAGCCCGAGCTGTACCGCAAGGGGTGCGTGACGGGCGTGGATGACGGCCTGGAGGCGGCCCAGCGCATCGGCTTTCCCGTCATGATCAAGGCCTCGGAGGGGGGCGGGGGAAAGGGCATCCGCAAGGCTGAGTCGGCCGACGACTTCCCCCAGTGCTTCCGGCAGGTGCAGAGTGAGGTGCCTGGTTCGCCCATCTTCATCATGAAGCTGGCGACCTGCGCGCGCCACCTGGAGGTGCAGCTGTTGGCAGACCAGTACGGCACGGCCATCTCCCTGTTTGGCCGCGACTGCTCCATCCAGCGGCGGCACCAGAAGATCATAGAGGAGGCGCCCTGCGTGGTGGCCAAGCCGCAAGTGCTTGAACACATGGAGCGG TCTGCTGTCCGGCTAGCCAAGATGGTGGGCTATGTCAGTGCCGGCACTGTGGAGTACCTCTACAGTGAGGATGGCAAGTTCTACTTCCTGGAGCTCAACCCAAGGCTTCAG GTTGAGCATCCGTGTACAGAAATGGTTGCCGACGTCAACTTACCTGCGTGCCAACTTCAG ATTGCCATGGGTGTGCCACTGCACCGTATCAAGGACATCCGCCTCCTCTATGGCGAGTCACCGTGGGGTGAGTCACGCATAGACTTTGACAACCCTGTCCAACGACCTCGGCCCCTGGGCCACGTGATTGCTGCCCGTATCACCTCGGAGAACCCCGACGAGGGCTTCAAGCCCAGTGCGGGCACGGTCCAGGAGCTCAACTTCCGCTCCAACAAGAACGTCTGGGGCTACTTCAGTGTCGGTGCCTCTGGCGGACTGCACGAGTTCGCCGACTCCCAGTTCGGCCATTGCTTCTCGTGGGGCGAGGACCGTGAGGAGGCCCGCGAGAACCTGGTGCTCGCGCTCAAGGAGCTCTCAATCCGCGGTGACTTCCGCACCACCGTTGAATACCTCATCACCCTGCTGGAGACGGACGCCTTCCTGAGCAACACCTTCGACACAGGATGGCTCGACAAGCTCATTGCCGAGCGAGTGCAAGCCGAGAAACCTGACACGATGCTGTCGGTGATCTGTGGTGCGCTGCACGTGGCTTACCGGACTATCCGCGAGAACTTCCGTAACTTCCAGACGTGCCTGGAGAAGGGCCAGATCCTGCCAGCGACGACACTCACAAACTTGCTCACCGCGGACCTCATCCACGATTCGGTCAAGTACACGGTGCAG GTTTCCCAGTGCGGGCCAACGTCATACTTCTTGGTGATGAACGGCTCGACGCGTCGCGTGGAGGCCCACCGGCTGAGTGATGACCGCCTCCTGCtgtccatagatggcgccagctacacAACCTACATGAAGGAGGAGGTGGACCGCTATCGGGTGGTCATTGGCAACCAGACATGTATTTTCGAGAAGGAGAAGGACCCCAGTGTGCTGAG GTCTCCGTCGACAGGCAAGCTTCTCCAGTTCCTGGTTGAAGATGGGGCTCATGTGGTCTGCGGCCAGTCGTACGCTGAAATCGAAGTGATGAAGATGGTAATGACGCTAACCGTTGAAGAGAGTGGATG CGTCCACTTTGTGAAGCGGCCTGGCGCTGTCCTCGAGGCTGGCTGTGAACTTGCCAGGCTGGAGTTGGATGACCCCACACGAGTCAACAAG GCCCACCCGTTCGAGGGTGGCTTCCCGGCACCCGAGTCGGAAGGGGGGCTCCACGAGGAGAAGCTGAACCAGCAGTTCTTGGCAGCCAAGCAGGACCTGGAGAATGTGCTGGATGGATACGTGCTGCCGGACCCCTACTTCGTGCAGCACATGACCACCTCACTGGACACCTTCATGCGTACCCTGCGCGACCCCACCTTGCCCCTCATGGAGCTCAAG GACATCATCTCGTCCATCTCTGGCCGCATCCAGCCATCGGTCGAGAACAACATTCGGACGCTGATGAAGATGTACGACAAGAACATCACCTCAGTCCTGGCCCAGTTCCCAAGCCAGCAG ATTGCCGGTGTCATCGACAGCTATGCAGCAACTCTCCAGAAGCGGGCGGACCGGGATGTCTTCTTCATGACCACCCAGGGCATTGTGCAGCTGGTCCAGAGGTACCGAAACGGTATTCGTGGCCGCATGAAGAATGTTGTGCAAGAGTTGCTGAAGCAGTACCTCTCTGTGGAGACCGACTTCCAGCAGG GTCATTATGACAAGTGCGTGGCCCTGTTGCGCGAGAAGCACAAGGACAGCATGTCTGTCGTGGTGGACAAAATCTTCTCGCACCTGCAGGTGGCCAAGAAGAACCTGCTCATCATCAAGCTCATC GACCACCTGTGCGGTCATGAGCCCGGCCTCACCGACGAGCTGTCTTCTATCCTGAACGAACTGACCACCCTGAGCAAAACGGACAATGCTAAGGTGGCTCTCAGGGCACGTCAG GTGCTGATTGCAACGCACCAGCCTGCATGGGAGCTGCGCCACAACCAGATGGAGTCCATCTTCCTGTCGGCCATCGACATGTATGGCCATGACTTCTGCCCCGAGAACCTTCAGAAGCTGATCCTCTCAGAGACGTCCATCTTCGACGTGCTGCCAGATTTCTTCTACCACGGCAATGTGGTTGTCCAGAGGGCTGCGCTTGAG GTGTACGTGAGGCGGGCGTACGTTTCCTACGACCTGACATGCCTGCAGCACCTGCAGTTGCCTTCGGGCATCTGCGCAGCCCAGTTCCAGTTCCTGCTTCCCAGCTCGCACCCAAACAG GCAAAACCAGGCACCGGCCGTGACTGATGGCAACGCGAACGACTCTCCCAGCACCCCGGACGACAGCGTTGCCGCTTGGGAACGCGAGCAGCCGGACCTGGACTCTCAGCGAGTCGGGATCATGGCTGCCTTCAACACCTTTGAGCAGTTTGCAAA CGACTTTGACAACCTGATCGAGTTCTTCGCTGTCTCGCCTAACGTGGCTCCGCGAAACGAGTTCGACTTTGGCACGCGGGAGCACAACACACCCTCGTTCTGTGACAACAACGAGAGCCCAGTG AATGTTGAGCCCATGCACATCCTCAACATTGCCATCCGCAACGACATTCCCAATGAGGATGAAGATTATGCAGCGAAGTACTACGCCTTCTGCCAGGAAAAA TGTGCCATCATGAAGGAGAGGATGGTTCGCAGGGTGACCTTCCTCATCCTGCACAAGCGACGGTTCCCCCAGTACTACACATACCGCTACCGTGACGAT TACGTCGAGGACCAGATCTACCGACACCTGGAGCCTGCGCTGGCCTTCCAGCTGGAGATCAACCGGCTGCGCAACTACGACCTCGAGGCCATCCCGACCTCCAACCTCAAGATGCACCTCTATTTGGGAAAGGCCAAG GTTCCCAAGGGCCAGGAGGTGTCTGACTTCCGTTTCTTCATACGTGCCATCATTCGACACTCTGACCTTGTCACCAAG GAAGCTTCGTACGAGTACCTCCAGAATGAAGGGGAGCGTCTCCTGCTTGAGGCCATGGATGAGCTCGAAGTGGCTTTCACCCACCCCGTG GCCAAGCGAACAGATTGCAACCACATATTCCTGAACTTTGTGCCCAAGGTCACGATGGACCCGGCAAGG ATTGCCGAGAATGTCCGGGACATGGTGATGAGGTACGGGCCACGGCTGTGGAAGCTGAGGGTGCTCCAGGCCGAGATCAAGATGACCATTCG AGGCATTGACGCCAGCTCCACGCCCTGCCACATGGTTTTCACCGAGGACACGATTGGGCCTGGCGT TCCGAGCCTGAATGGCAAGTGTGTGCCCATCCGGCTGTTCCTGGCCAACGAGAGCGGCTACTACCTGGACATTGCGCTGTACAAGGAGCGCCTGGACCCCGAGACGGGACTCATGCAGTTTGAGGCCTGGGGACCCCACCGCCAGGGTCCCCTGCACGGCCTGCCCATCTCCACCCCCTATCTCACCAAGGACTACCTGCAGCAGAAGCGCTTCCAGGCGCAGTCCAATGGCACCACCTACGTCTACGACTTCCCCGACATGTTCCGACAG GCCTTGCTCCGACTGTGGGAGGAGCACGTGGAGATGCGTCCAGGCCAGGACATACCAGCATCGCTGCTGAGCTGCGTCGAACTGGTTCTCGACTCGCAAGGCCGGCTGGTTGAGCAGAAGCGGCTCCCTGGCGAGAACGAC GTTGGCATGGTAGCCTGGCGCATGACTCTGGTCACACCCGAGAACCCGGAAGGCCGTGACATCATCGTCATCGCCAATGATATCACATTCCTCCTTGGCACCTTTGGACCCCAGGAAGATATCCTGTTTCTG AAAGCGTCTGAGAGGGCGCGGGCACTGGGCATTCCGCGACTCTACATTTCGGCAAACAGTGGAGCGAGGATCGGCCTCGCGGAAGAGCTGAAGCACCTCTTCAACATTGCATGGGTCGACCCTGAGGTGCCCGACAAG ggtTACCGGTATCTCTACCTGACACCAGAGAACTTCAAGAAGGTCAGCGCCTTGAACTCGGTCAACACTGAGCTCATTGATGATGAGGGCGAGAAGCGGTACAAGATAACCAGCATTATTG GCAAAGTGGATGGGCTCGGTGTTGAAAACTTGAAGTATGCGGGTCTGATTGCTGGCGAAACATCTCAGGCTTATGAGGAGATTGTCACCATCAGTTTG GTGACGTGTCGTGCCATTGGTATTGGGGCCTACCTGGTACGTCTCGGACAGCGCGTCATCCAACTCGAGAATTCGCACATCATTCTCACGGGTGCTGGAGCCCTGAACAAG CTGCTCGGACGGGAGGTGTACACGTCCAACAACCAGCTGGGAGGGGTGCAGATCATGTACCCCAACGGCGTCTCACACGTGACCGTGCACGACGACCTCGAGGGCACCTACGTCATGCTCAAGTGGCTCTCCTACATGCCCAAG TACAAGGGTGCCAAGCTTCCCATCACAGAGCCTCTGGACCCAATCGACAGAGATGTAGTGTACACCCCGTCCAAGGTTCCCTATGACCCTAGATGGCTGCTGGCCGGACGTGACAGTCCAA ACTTGCCTGGCTTCTGGGAGGACGGCTTCTTTGACCGCGGCTCCTTCATGGAGGTGATGCAGCAGTGGGCCCAGACAGTTGTCTGTGGCCGCGCCCGCCTCGGCGGCATTCCGGTTGGGGTTGTCGCGGTCGAGACGCGGACAGTGGAGATTGACATTCCCGCTGACCCTGCCAACCTCGACTCTGAGGCAAAG GTGCTGTCCCAAGCCGGCCAGGTGTGGTTCCCGGACTCGGCCTACAAGACGGCGCAGGCCATCAACGACTTCAACCGAGAGGAGCTGCCTCTGTTCGTCTTTGCCAACTGGCGAGGTTTTTCCGGAGGCATGAAAG ACATGTACGACCAGGTGCTGAAGTTTGGCGCATACATCGTGGACGCACTGCACACATACCGCCAGCCCGTGCTGGTATACATTCCTCCATACGGCGAGCTCCGCGGAGGCGCTTGGGCCGTCGTCGACGCTGCCATCAACCCGCAGCAGATGGAAATGTACGCTGACCCCGACAGCCGCGGCGGAGTACTGGAGCCCGAAGGCACAGTCGAGATCCGGTTCCGCAAGAAGGACCTGTTGAAGGCCATGCACCGTGTTGATGCCAG GTGCCGTGAGATCCTGGCCCAGCTGGGCATGGCCGATCCCGAGAAGAAGGCCGCCCTAGAGGTGGAGCTGCACAAACGTGAGCAGCAGCTGCTGCCCATGTACCATCAGGTGGCGCTGTCCTTTGCCGACCTGCATGACATGCCCGCCCGCATGCAGGAGAAAGGAGTCATCCAG GATGTGGTCCCCTGGTGCAAGTCGCGGTGCCAGCTGTActggcggctgcgccggcgcctGTTGCAAGATGCGGTCAAGCGGGACATCCGGCAGGTGCGGCCGCAGCTCGGCGATGGTGAGATGGAGAGCATGCTGCGCCGATGGTTCGTCGAGTCCCTGGGCGCCGTCAAG CAATATCTGTGGGAGAATGACCTGGCCGTGACCAACTGGCTTGAAGAGCAGCTTGACCCCAAGATGGAGCGCTCACTGGTCAACGAGAACATCCAGTGCCTGAGGAGGGACGCGGCCATCTCTCAGATCAAGGG TGTGCTCAGCGTCAACCCAGAAGTGATCATGGACTCTGCCGTGCACATAGTCCAGCAGCTGACTCCGCAGCAGCGCTCCGACCTGCTAGCAACCATCCGGACCCTTGAAAACGATCCGCTGCCCACTGCAACGGCGACGACGAGCAACGAGTCGCCGACAACTCCCCCTTCATCGTCGGACTCGGCGTCTTGA